The genomic segment TGTCCACCGCGAGAACGGACCCGCCCATGTAGTGCACGTCGTTGTCGTAGCGGTCGTCCGCCGAACAGACCGTGACGATCGCCTTGAGCGGCTCGGGGGCGAGCGCCGCGATCTGGAGGGAGTTGAAGCCGCCCCAGGAGATGCCGAACATGCCGACCTTGCCGGTCGACCACTCCTGGGCGGCCAGCCAGTTCACGACCTCGACGCCGTCGGCCAGCTCCTGCGCGGAGTACTCGTCGGTGGGCAGACCCTCGCTGTTTCCGTGCCCGCGGACGTCGACGCGCACGGAGGCGTAGCCGTGGCCCGCGTACCAGGGGTGCCGCTGCCAGTCCCGGGGCGCCGTCCAGTCGCTCAGGCGGTAGGGGAGGTATTCGAGGAGCACGGGGACGGGTTCGTCGGTCACGGGACGCCACACGCGCGCGTAGAGCGTGGTCCCGTCGGCGAGGGGTACGCGAAAGTCCTCGCGGGTCGTCTCGTACGGGTAGGAGTCGCGGATCTGCATGAGTGGAACCTCAGTGGACGGGGTGTCCTCAGTGGACGGGGTGCATGGTGCGGCGCAGCCACGGCGCCAGGGCGACGACGGCGATGCCCGCGATCACGGCGACGGCGCCGTTCACGCCGAAGTACGCGGGATTGGAGACCTCTCCGTAGACCTTCACGACCTGCGCCTGGATGCCGTTGGCGAGCGCGAGGGAGAGGAACCAGAGGGCCATGGTCTGGCTGGCGAAGGCCTTGGGGGCGAGCTTCGTCGTCGCCGACATCCCGGACGTCTCCAGGAGGATGTCGCCGAGCCCGAGCAGCAGGTACGAGCCGACGATCCACCAGGCCGCCATCTTGTACGTGTCGTCGGCGTGCCCCGAGGTGGGCAGCACCATCAGGAGGAACGACAGGCCGCCCAGGATCACGCCGAACGCGATCTTGTTGGACGCGTGCGGCTGGCGCGGGCCCATCCGCGCCCAGACGGCGGCGACCACCGGCGCGAGCGCCACCTCGAAGGCGCCGAGCGCGGACGCGTACCAGCTGGCCGGGAAGTGGTAGCCGAGGATCGACGTCTCCGCGTTCGACGCGGCGAGGAGCATCATCGTCGAGTACGCCTGGAAGAGGATGAAGTTGAAGACTACGGAGGCGAGGAAGAGGACTACGTAGGGGCGCAGCCGGCGCCGTTCGTCGCCCGTGACGCGCGGGCTGCGGAACATCACCGCGAAGTAGACGACCGGTGCGATCACCGAGATGAGGGTGAGCAGGTCGACGAAGCGGTCCATGGTCAGCCAGCCCACGGCCGCGAGCAGCCCCGCGAGCGCGGCGACGGCGGCACAGCCGACGACGATCATGAGGACGGCCCGGCGCATCGCGTCCCTGGGGAGCGCGAACTCGGCGGAGGCCTTCCGTCCGGCGAGGTGGCGCCGGCCCAGGACGTACTGGACGAGGCCGAAGGTCATGCCGATGGCGGCCGCCGAGAAGCCCCAGTGCCATCCCTTGTGGTCGCCCAGCCAGCCGGTGATCAGCGGGCCCGCGAAGGCGCCCACGTTGATCGCCATGTAGTACAGCGCGAAACCGGCGTCGCGCCGCTGGTCCTCGGTGCGGTAGAGCTTGCCGACCATGGAGGCGACGTTCGGCTTGAGCAGGCCGGTGCCCGCGCTGATGAGTCCGAGGCCCACCCAGGTCATCGTCGCCGTCGGCACGGCCATCGAGTAGTGCCCGCAGGCGATGAGGACGCCGCCCCACAGCACCGCCCGGTAGGAGCCCAGAATGCGGTCGGCGAGCCAGCCGCCGGCCACGGAGACCAGGTAGACCAGAGTGCCGTACGCCGCTGACACCGACGCGGCCGTCCCGGCATCCATCCCCATGCCGTCGTTGGCGACGGAATCGGCGAAGTAGAGGACCAGGATGGCCTGCATGCCGAGGAACGAGAAACGCTCCCAGACCTCCAGGCCCGAGAGCGTGAGCAGGCCGCGCGGCTGCCCGAAGAAGGCGTGGTCGTCGCCCGGCGCGGGGTCACCGGGCGGCTCGGCTGGCGGCTCGTACTCGGCCGTAGTACGGGACAAAGGGTCTTCTCCCGATCGTTACGGTTGTTGTGGTGCAGGAGGGGCTTGTGGGTCGTATGTACTGATCAAGAACATACCGGTGACCTTCGGCCACCGCGCGGGCTGGTCTGCCGGGCCGGCCACGGAGGCCTCAGTACCCTGCCGACCTGGGCCGCGACGTGCGACGGGCGGGCAGGTGCTCGCCGTGATCGAAAGTCGACCGGATACGCTGACTTGAGTGATGGCAGCGACACATCGACAAACCCGTGTCATCGAACAAGAACCAATGATCGACCGAGTTGGCCGTGTGATCGTCAGCAGACAGGAGAACCTCTCGTGACCGTCGTCGGGCCTTTTGGGCTGAGCGTGCGGGACCAGGCTCTCGAAGCCGATGTCCAGGTCGGATTGGCGGCTGTCGAGGAGGGACTGCTCGAAGCCACCAAGAGCGAGGTGCCCTTCATCACCGAGGCCGCCCAGCACCTCGTCCGTGCCGGGGGCAAGCGTTTCCGTCCGCTGCTCGTGATGCTCGCTGCCCAGTTCGGCGACCCGTACGCACCGCGTGTGGTGCCCTCCGCCGTTGTCGTCGAACTGACGCACCTCGCGACGCTGTACCACGACGACGTCATGGACGAGGCGGACGTGCGCCGCGGCGTCGCCAGCGCCAACCAGCGCTGGGGCAACTCCGTCGCCGTCCTGACCGGCGACTTCCTCTTCGCCCGCGCCTCCTACATCCTGGCCGACCTCGGC from the Streptomyces venezuelae genome contains:
- a CDS encoding peptide MFS transporter; its protein translation is MSRTTAEYEPPAEPPGDPAPGDDHAFFGQPRGLLTLSGLEVWERFSFLGMQAILVLYFADSVANDGMGMDAGTAASVSAAYGTLVYLVSVAGGWLADRILGSYRAVLWGGVLIACGHYSMAVPTATMTWVGLGLISAGTGLLKPNVASMVGKLYRTEDQRRDAGFALYYMAINVGAFAGPLITGWLGDHKGWHWGFSAAAIGMTFGLVQYVLGRRHLAGRKASAEFALPRDAMRRAVLMIVVGCAAVAALAGLLAAVGWLTMDRFVDLLTLISVIAPVVYFAVMFRSPRVTGDERRRLRPYVVLFLASVVFNFILFQAYSTMMLLAASNAETSILGYHFPASWYASALGAFEVALAPVVAAVWARMGPRQPHASNKIAFGVILGGLSFLLMVLPTSGHADDTYKMAAWWIVGSYLLLGLGDILLETSGMSATTKLAPKAFASQTMALWFLSLALANGIQAQVVKVYGEVSNPAYFGVNGAVAVIAGIAVVALAPWLRRTMHPVH